In Nonlabens agnitus, the DNA window ATTTTCAACGTGATCATCATGGGAACTGTCTGTCTTGCGGCTATCAAAATAGGGCATGTTATGTTTGGTTTTAGCGCTGGGCGCACTCTAGTCATTGCGAGTGTCGTGACAGTGGCCTATTCCCTTTTGGGTGGTTTGAAGGGCGTACTCATCACAGATTTCATTCAGTTTATCATTGCCATGGTAGGCTCTATATGGGCAACCGTGTACATTCTAGATCTACCACAAATAGGCGGCATGCAAAACCTTATCACGCATCCCAATGTAGCCGATAAAATCAACCTTCTACCTGATTTCTCCAATATCGATTTGCTTATGGGAATCTTTATCATCCCTATTGCCGTACAATGGTGGAGCACCTGGTATCCAGGTGCAGAGCCTGGTGGTGGTGGTTATGTAGCACAACGTATGCTGGCAGCCAAGGATGAAAAGAACGCTACGTGGGCAGTGCTATTTTTTAATTTGGCACACTATGCTCTACGTCCATGGCCGTGGATCATCATAGGTTTAGCTTCCTTAATCATTTACCCCAATCTGGATGCGTTAGCCACTGCCTTTCCAGACCTAGGATCACAATTTATCAAAAATGACTTGAGCTATCCTGCCATGCTTACTTTTTTGCCAGCTGGTTTGTTGGGTCTTGTGGTTACATCGCTGGTTGCGGCATTCATGAGTACGATTTCTACTCACTTGAATTGGGGATCGAGCTATATCGTGAATGATTTTTATACTAGGTTCATCAATAAAAAAGCTAGTGAAAAACAAAAAATCATCACCGGTCGCTTATCCATCATTATCATTATGATACTTGCTGGTTTACTTTCTTTGGTATTGGAAGAAGCAAAAGACGCTTTTGATTTAGTGATACAAATAGGTGCTGGCTCTGGATTACTTTTTATACTGCGCTGGTTCTGGTACCGTATCAATCCATGGTCAGAAATCACTGCGATGGTCGTTTCCTTTTGTATGGCTATTGCATTTTTTATTAACGCAAGAATGGACGCTGCTCTGTTTACAGATATGGCAGGTTATGAAAAAATATGTCTGAACGTCCTGGTCACCAGCATCGCCTGGCTAACCGTAACCTTCTTTACCAGACCTAGTAGTCCAGACACTTTAGCAGCGTTCAATAAGGCCATCTTTGGCAACGAATCTAAATTTCACAACTTTCAATATAAAACGATAGCCTTTCTATTAGGAGTAGCTGGTGTCTACAGTTTGCTTTTTTCTTTTGGAAAGCTACTTTATGGAGAGTTGATCATAGGACTTGTACTAATGATCGTTTTCATTGCTTGTTCAATAGGCATCATAAGCATGCGTAAAAGGCTTTTTTAAAACAAATTTGGCATTTGAAGGTTTTCAAACTAGTGATGATCCTCTAACTTTACAAGCATAGCTTGATTTCAAGAAGCTTCAATCCCTTTGAAGCGATAAATTTCATCTTGTTTCTTGCCATTTTACTAATTGAAAAACCTTTTTAATGAAACACATTGACAACCCAGAGAACTTAGAGAAATGTCCTTTTCGTGGTACCAGAATTGGTGGTGCTATAGGCTCTGCACCTAGAACAGACGACTGGTGGCCCAACCGATTACAAGTTGATCTATTACACCAGGAACAACCCATATCGAATCCCTTAAGCGATGAAGACTATAAAGAGAAATTCAACCAGATCGATTTTCAAGAATTAAAGAAAGACATTAAAAATGCTCTAACAGATTCTCAAGACTGGTGGCCTGCAGATTACAACAACTACGGTCCTCAAATGATTCGTATGGCCTGGCACTCTGCTGGTACCTACCGCATCGCAGACGGTCGTGGCGGCGCCGCACAAGGAATGCAGCGTTTTGCTCCTATCAATTCCTGGTGGGACAATGGTAATATTGATAAGTCACGTAGACTGATGTGGCCTATTAAGAAAAAATACGGATCTGCTCTTTCCTGGGCTGATTTGATCATCCTAACAGGTAACTGTGCCCTAGAAATCATGAACTTTCCAACTTTTGGTTTTGCAGGTGGTCGTCGTGATGCGTGGGAACCAGATCGCAGTACCTATTGGGGACCAGAATTTTGGGATGGAAAACCTTTTGATGAATCACAAACAGGTGGAGATCGTAAGGGTCATCCAGGTGAAATGGTGAATGCTAACTTGCGCTGGGTAGGTGGACCTAAAGAAGAATATCACGATCTTGAAAACCCACTTGCAGCGACGCACTCTAATTTGATTTATGTAAACCCAGAAGGTCCAGGCGGTAACATGGATCCTACGGATAGTGCTCGTAATATTAGAGAATCATTCAAGCGCATGGCTATGAATGATGAAGAAACAGTTGCCCTAATTGCAGGTGGACACGCATTTGGTAAAAGTCATGGTGCCGTGCCGGCAGAAAAAATAGGTGCTGCTCCAGAAGCCGCTGGTATTGAAGAACAAGGCTTTGGATGGCATAATCCAGTGGGAACAGGAAATGCAGAGTTTACCAGTACCAACGGTATTGAAGGTTCATGGACGCCTAACCCAACCAATTGGGATAATGATTATTTGATCAATCTATTTAAGTATGATTGGAAGCAAAAGAAAAGTCCAGCCGGTGCAGGTCAGTGGACACCTATAGATCCTGACGCTCCTAAAACTCCAGATGCCCACATTGATGGCAAGATGGACGACTTGATGATGATGACCTCAGATATCGCGCTTAAAGTGGATCCAGAGTATCGCAAGGTTTGTGAGAAATTCATGAGCGATTTTGACTATTTCACGACAGCCTTTTCTAAAGCTTGGTACAAACTAACGCACCGCGACATGGGACCTAAAGATCGTTATCTAGGTCCAGAGGTTCCAGAAGAAGACTTGTTATGGCAAGATCCTGTTCCGGCTTTGGATCATGAACTGGTCAATGATCGCGACATAGAAGACTTAAAGAATCAGATAATAGCCAGTGGACTCAGTATTTCGGCATTGGTATCTGCAGCTTGGTCCTCTGCCGCAGTATATCGTCATTCTGATAAGCGCGGTGGCGCTAATGGTGCTCGTATTGCACTAGAACCACAGAATAACTGGGAAGTCAATCGTCCAGCAGAATTAAATCAAGTGCTCCAAAAATTAAAGGAAATTAAAAATAACTTCAACTCCAGTCAGTCTGGTAATAAAAAAGTTTCACTTGCAGATCTTATCGTTTTAGGAGGTTGCGTCGCTATTGAAAAAGCAGCTAATGATGCTGGTACTCATGTAAAAGTACCTTTTACTCCTGGACGTATGGATACGACTCAAGAGCTGACAGATGTGGAAAGCTTTGACTGGTTACAACCTGTTTCTGATGGATTTAGAAACTACCATAACAACAAAGTAGGTTATCACACATCTTCAGAGCGCATCTTCTTGGATAGAGCTCAATTGTTGAATTTAAGTGCTCCAGAATGGACCGTTTTAGTAGGTGGTTTGCGTGTGCTGGATCAAAATTTTGATCACTCTAAACATGGTGTTTTCACAGAAAGACCAGAACAATTGACAAACGACTTTTTCCAAGTCATTACCAGTATGGACTATGAATGGAAGCCTAAGAGTTCCAGCAAAATGCTCTTTGACATCAATAGCAGAGCGAACGGCGAGACCAAATATACCGCGACACGATGCGATCTTGTTTTTGGCTCCAACGCACAGCTGCGCAACATAGCAGAGGTTTATGCCACTGATGATGCACAGGAGCGATTTGTGCACGACTTTGTCAAAGCTTGGGACAAAGTCATGATGCTGGATCGTTATGACGTCAAAAACGATTGATCTAAAATTGTATCAAATGGAAATGCCCTTTCAAAATTGAGAGGGCATTTTTTATTTTTATGCAAACGAACTTGATTCATGTGAAAAGCAACTAGATAAAATAAATAGTATTTAAATTATTATTAACTGTGTGCAAATTGCGTAAAGCATAATATATTTGATTTCAACCGATAATTATGCGAACCACTGCCGTTCTTTTTACCTTACTTTTCTGGATCTCACCATTGTGGGCACAGCAAGATGAAGTTATAACAGATAGTACATCAATTGCGTTCATAGCCTATTGGTCTATTGGAGACAGTTATGATTATAAAATTTCCAAGGTAGAGACTAATTGGCAAAATAATTTAGAACAATCTAAAGACTCCACATCA includes these proteins:
- the katG gene encoding catalase/peroxidase HPI, whose protein sequence is MKHIDNPENLEKCPFRGTRIGGAIGSAPRTDDWWPNRLQVDLLHQEQPISNPLSDEDYKEKFNQIDFQELKKDIKNALTDSQDWWPADYNNYGPQMIRMAWHSAGTYRIADGRGGAAQGMQRFAPINSWWDNGNIDKSRRLMWPIKKKYGSALSWADLIILTGNCALEIMNFPTFGFAGGRRDAWEPDRSTYWGPEFWDGKPFDESQTGGDRKGHPGEMVNANLRWVGGPKEEYHDLENPLAATHSNLIYVNPEGPGGNMDPTDSARNIRESFKRMAMNDEETVALIAGGHAFGKSHGAVPAEKIGAAPEAAGIEEQGFGWHNPVGTGNAEFTSTNGIEGSWTPNPTNWDNDYLINLFKYDWKQKKSPAGAGQWTPIDPDAPKTPDAHIDGKMDDLMMMTSDIALKVDPEYRKVCEKFMSDFDYFTTAFSKAWYKLTHRDMGPKDRYLGPEVPEEDLLWQDPVPALDHELVNDRDIEDLKNQIIASGLSISALVSAAWSSAAVYRHSDKRGGANGARIALEPQNNWEVNRPAELNQVLQKLKEIKNNFNSSQSGNKKVSLADLIVLGGCVAIEKAANDAGTHVKVPFTPGRMDTTQELTDVESFDWLQPVSDGFRNYHNNKVGYHTSSERIFLDRAQLLNLSAPEWTVLVGGLRVLDQNFDHSKHGVFTERPEQLTNDFFQVITSMDYEWKPKSSSKMLFDINSRANGETKYTATRCDLVFGSNAQLRNIAEVYATDDAQERFVHDFVKAWDKVMMLDRYDVKND
- a CDS encoding sodium:solute symporter family protein — its product is MALEFIDFAIIISFFAISLIVGIVVSRQSSKNADSFFLSGRSMPWWLLGVSMVATTFAADTPNLVAGIVRTTGVAGNWEWWAFLLTGMLTVFFYARLWRRSGITTDLEFYEMRYDGKSAAFLRGFRAIYLGVIFNVIIMGTVCLAAIKIGHVMFGFSAGRTLVIASVVTVAYSLLGGLKGVLITDFIQFIIAMVGSIWATVYILDLPQIGGMQNLITHPNVADKINLLPDFSNIDLLMGIFIIPIAVQWWSTWYPGAEPGGGGYVAQRMLAAKDEKNATWAVLFFNLAHYALRPWPWIIIGLASLIIYPNLDALATAFPDLGSQFIKNDLSYPAMLTFLPAGLLGLVVTSLVAAFMSTISTHLNWGSSYIVNDFYTRFINKKASEKQKIITGRLSIIIIMILAGLLSLVLEEAKDAFDLVIQIGAGSGLLFILRWFWYRINPWSEITAMVVSFCMAIAFFINARMDAALFTDMAGYEKICLNVLVTSIAWLTVTFFTRPSSPDTLAAFNKAIFGNESKFHNFQYKTIAFLLGVAGVYSLLFSFGKLLYGELIIGLVLMIVFIACSIGIISMRKRLF